The following coding sequences lie in one Crassostrea angulata isolate pt1a10 chromosome 10, ASM2561291v2, whole genome shotgun sequence genomic window:
- the LOC128165110 gene encoding jouberin-like isoform X1, translating into MADEVETKAKKNKKARPKSGKAKDDEIPLADMKPSSSKFDHLLQQAVGQATDGAKKKKKKKAEAEAVLESLRKGEGLQKEEDAAIKANTYDPDNSPKNEKSNKRRQKLQEQAKDNSAFVNDDDKKDNTKKKKKKKPTEKSEIETILGETIDERATTPKKKKKPPDVDGTTDTPTKTVRKKKKDVMSEDERPMSPTESETGKKKKKKPSDKSEEEQPLSEPTSPTSSMTEKKKKKKKVLEESEGERPMSPAESVTTTPRKGKKKKKKGEETEDEDTRPLSPSEDSMPATPTKTKGKKKKKKGEETEDEDTRPLSPSEDSTPATPTKTKGKKKKGKDEERPMSPSEESATEEKVEKKKKKKKDKKQEEKDEEETEEKAVTKKKKKKKKEGEEEEEEEDDDEEEEGEMSPDEETIVKKAAKKKEKKKKKEPVDEAELQRRREEMMKVEDEGEVLSVTVHRTDKLKNDFHILHPLVRVHIVDETTGNYLHKQHMDRAVTAFFETENEHVDKILPIMTQPFDFKERKSVLPVWEELLLFNENFNYFIQSDVKVIVFFEVLDFVSMNTARRQFSNQKREGGWYRIAWAFLKVRGNNDKLNTGSKVRLQLFVPPSGFSAKPNQLEVYQWWSSMKREPYPSTLYVTIKGIRPPRDVEPALMRSMFATQEEVGSRTYTDLKKSTQWGEKKKGEHKTLSSWSRLPGQTCRIPNVLQVTLPAGKKGCFVLRFSHDGRSLACACNDRDQYPIYIYEVPSFELRGKLKGHFGLVYDLCWSKRDTHLLSASSDGTARVWNLDNFDSSEKLLPHPGFVYTAKFHPRLDSVIATGGYDQVIRVWDVSGSEPHGVLKQEIEDHRGHVNTLVFEEDGGKMYSGDSAGNVIIFNVFVGEQEPRLGWERDWTLFKKILDPELKDVPINCLTLHHNGRRLLVHSRDNIIRMFDLRVQRVMQKYIGALNFREEIHSTLTPCGSFVFSGSEDNFAYTWNTETGDQVAMFSELNYQFPVTDVAYHPRDHMMALCALGDNQPILIYNYDPKVAQIDAGLSPRHIQVPEYKEPEEIPSTTTFPGSPRKEETMKTAKTMGSRVLSKDEFQAHATARFEKVMRKLNSATAQMASSPSMELPGVPVSTPRVGHTGLMMDSMTPRAMMASPQAFSPHASRTLTGIMQQQQFTNQSLYLKSSDSDWRPGFSEVGRHGARSSSPTFIGRPPTISLSQQESGKAQFSFQASAGKSVSRKQVIAMYDYRAQRSDELTIFKGDVITVLYKDNDNWWMGELPDGQQGFFPSSYVAEEDADNMADNRPVDDSDDDEDDEVAQVKKKYTAYRTKTGELKFLSGAEESDDDVLEAKPKKKNRGDLEAESETASTGSQPGTMGKKKKTVTINESTA; encoded by the exons ATGGCTGACGAAG TCGAAACAAaagcaaagaaaaacaaaaaagccAGACCAAAATCTGGGAAGGCAAAGGATGATGAGATTCCACTtg cggATATGAAGCCCAGCAGTTCTAAATTTGACCACTTATTACAGCAGGCTGTTGGCCAAGCCACTGA TGGAgctaaaaagaagaaaaagaagaaggcTGAGGCAGAAGCTGTG CTGGAATCTCTAAGAAAAGGAGAAGGTCTCCAGAAAGAAGAAGATGCAGCAATTAAGGCCAACACATATGACCCAGATAACAGTcccaaaaatgagaaaagcaaCAAGCGCCGACAAAAGCTGCAGGAGCAAG CCAAGGACAATTCAGCTTTTGTGAATGATGATGATAAAAAAGACAACaccaagaaaaagaaaaagaagaaaccaACAGAAAAGAGTGAAAT TGAGACAATACTGGGAGAAACCATAGATGAACGAGCCACCACAcctaagaagaagaagaagccTCCAGATGTTGATGGAACCACAGACACACCAACAAAAACTGTGAGGAAAAAGAAGAAAGATGTCATGTCGGAAGATGAGAGGCCGATGTCCCCCACAGAGAGTGAAACAGgcaagaagaagaaaaagaaacctagtGATAAGAGTGAGGAGGAGCAGCCATTATCAGAGCCGACCTCACCCACTAGTTCTATgacagagaaaaagaaaaagaagaaaaaggtATTGGAAGAGAGTGAGGGGGAGCGACCCATGTCACCAGCAGAGTCTGTTACTACAACTCCCAGAAAGgggaagaaaaagaagaagaaaggaGAAGAGACTGAAGATGAAGACACTAGACCTCTATCTCCCTCAGAGGATTCTATGCCAGCCACACCAACCAAAACTAAAgggaagaaaaagaagaagaaaggaGAAGAGACTGAGGATGAAGACACCAGACCTTTATCTCCTTCAGAGGATTCTACGCCAGCCACACCAACCAAAACTAAAGGAAAGAAAAAGAAGGGAAAGGATGAAGAGAGGCCTATGTCACCATCTGAAGAATCCGCCACAGAGGAGAAGGtagagaagaaaaagaagaaaaagaaagataagAAGCAGGAGGAGAAGGATGAAGAAGAGACTGAAGAAAAGGCTGttacaaagaaaaagaagaagaaaaagaaggaaGGTGAAGAAGAAGAGGAGGAggaagatgatgatgaagaaGAAGAG GGGGAGATGTCACCTGATGAGGAAACTATAGTGAAAAAGGCAGCTaagaaaaaagagaagaaaaagaaaaaagagccAG TGGATGAAGCAGAGTTACAGAGGAGACGGGAAGAGATGATGAAGGTGGAAGATGAGGGAGAAGTTCTCTCTGTGACGGTCCATCGGACAGACAAACTCAAAAATGACTTCCACATCCTCCATCCACTAGTCAGAGTCCACATAGTGGATGAAACAACCGGCAACTACCTCCACAAACAGCACAT GGACCGTGCGGTAACAGCTTTCTTTGAAACCGAGAATGAACATGTTGACAAAATCCTTCCCATCATGACTCAGCCATTCGATTTCAAGGAGAGGAA ATCTGTCCTACCAGTTTGGGAAGAGCTGCTTTTGTTCAACGAAAATTTTAACTACTTCATACAGAGTGATGTTAAAGTCATTGTTTTCTTTGAG GTGCTTGATTTTGTGAGCATGAACACAGCAAGGAGACAGTTCAGCAATCAGAAGAGAGAGGGGGGCTGGTACAGAATAGCCTGGGCGTTCCTAAAG gTGCGAGGAAATAATGACAAATTAAACACTGGCTCCAAAGTGAGGCTGCAGCTCTTTGTTCCTCCCAGCGGCTTCAGCGCCAAACCAAACCAGCTGGAG GTTTACCAGTGGTGGAGTAGTATGAAGAGGGAGCCCTACCCCTCCACTCTGTACGTGACCATCAAAGGAATCCGACCCCCCAGGGATGTAGAACCGGCCCTCATGAGGTCCATGTTTGCTACCCAGGAG GAGGTTGGCTCTCGAACTTACACTGACTTGAAGAAAAGTACACAGTGGggagaaaagaaaaa GGGGGAGCACAAAACTTTGTCTTCCTGGTCACGGTTGCCTGGTCAGACTTGCCGCATTCCAAACGTCCTTCAGGTCACCCTTCCTGCTGGGAAAAAGGGCTGCTTTGTCCTCCGATTCTCTCATGACGGTCGCAGCTTGGCATGTGCTTGCAATGATCGCGACCAGTATCCTATATATATCTACGAG GTGCCATCATTTGAGCTGAGAGGAAAGTTGAAAGGTCACTTTGGATTGGTGTATGATTTATGTTGGTCAAAAAGAGATACCCATCTCTTGTCTGCATCGTCTGATGGAACGgctag GGTCTGGAACTTGGACAACTTTGACAGCTCAGAAAAACTTCTACCTCACCCTGGATTTGTGTACACGGCCAAATTTCACCCCCGCCTGGACTCGGTGATTGCGACTGGGGGTTATGATCAGGTGATCCGAGTGTGGGACGTCAGCGGATCAGAGCCGCACGGAGTC CTGAAGCAGGAGATTGAGGACCATCGAGGACATGTGAACACCCTGGTGTTTGAGGAGGACGGAGGAAAGATGTATTCAGGAGACAGTGCAGGAAATGTCATCATCTTCAATGTGTTTGTAGGGGAACAAGAACCAAGGCTAG GCTGGGAGAGAGACTGGACATTGTTCAAGAAAATCCTTGACCCCGAGCTGAAGGATGTCCCCATAAACTGTCTGACCCTCCATCACAATGGGCGACGACTACTGGTGCACAGCCGGGACAACATCATCCGAATGTTTGACCTCAGGGT ACAAAGGGTGATGCAGAAGTACATCGGGGCGCTGAACTTCCGAGAGGAGATCCACAGCACCCTCACCCCGTGTGGCTCCTTCGTGTTTTCTGGCAGTGAGGACAACTTCGCCTACACCTGGAACACCGAGACAG GAGACCAAGTCGCCATGTTTTCGGAGCTGAATTACCAGTTCCCTGTGACGGACGTGGCGTATCACCCTAGAGACCACATGATGGCGCTGTGTGCCCTTGGCGACAACCAACCAATCCTCATCTACAACTACGACCCAAAGG TGGCCCAGATAGATGCAGGCTTGTCTCCCAGACATATTCAAGTACCCGAGTACAAAGAGCCAGAGGAAATTCCATCCACAACTACATTCCCAGG ATCCCCAAGAAAAGAGGAGACGATGAAAACCGCCAAAACCATGGGATCTCGAGTCCTCTCCAAGGACGAGTTCCAGGCTCATGCCACTGCTCGCTTTGAAAAAGTGATGAGGAAACTCAATAGTGCTACT GCTCAGATGGCATCTTCCCCATCCATGGAACTCCCTGGAGTTCCAGTGTCCACCCCCCGCGTAGGACACACTGGGCTGATGATGGACTCCATGACTCCAAGAGCCATG ATGGCCTCCCCACAAGCCTTCTCCCCCCACGCCTCTCGTACCCTGACGGGTATCATGCAGCAGCAGCAGTTCACCAACCAGTCCCTGTATCTCAAGTCCAGCGACTCCGATTGGAGGCCAGGATTCTCTGAGG TTGGTCGTCATGGTGCTCGAAGCTCTAGTCCTACATTCATTGGTCGACCACCCACAATTTCTCTCTCACAG CAAGAAAGTGGTAAAGCTCAGTTTTCCTTCCAAGCATCTGCTGGGAAATCGGTCAGTCGGAAACag GTGATAGCCATGTACGATTACCGAGCTCAGAGGTCGGACGAGTTGACGATATTCAAGGGTGACGTTATCACGGTGCTGTACAAAGACAACGACAACTGGTGGATGGGAGAACTGCCGGACGGACAGCAGGGATTCTTCCCCTCCAGTTACGTGGCCGAGGAAG ATGCAGACAACATGGCTGACAATCGACCTGTTGACGACAGCGATGATGATGAGGATGATGAAGTAGCTCAGGTCAAGAAAAAG TACACAGCCTACAGGACGAAGACAGGGGAGCTGAAGTTTTTATCAGGGGCCGAGGAGTCTGACGATGATGTGTTGGAGGCCAAGCCAAA AAAGAAGAACAGGGGAGACTTGGAGGCAGAGAGTGAGACAGCGTCCACAGGAAGTCAGCCGGGCACTATGGGTAAAAAGAAGAAGACCGTCACTATCAATGAATCAACGGCTTAA
- the LOC128165110 gene encoding jouberin-like isoform X2 encodes MADEVETKAKKNKKARPKSGKAKDDEIPLADMKPSSSKFDHLLQQAVGQATDGAKKKKKKKAEAEAVLESLRKGEGLQKEEDAAIKANTYDPDNSPKNEKSNKRRQKLQEQAKDNSAFVNDDDKKDNTKKKKKKKPTEKSEIETILGETIDERATTPKKKKKPPDVDGTTDTPTKTVRKKKKDVMSEDERPMSPTESETGKKKKKKPSDKSEEEQPLSEPTSPTSSMTEKKKKKKKVLEESEGERPMSPAESVTTTPRKGKKKKKKGEETEDEDTRPLSPSEDSMPATPTKTKGKKKKKKGEETEDEDTRPLSPSEDSTPATPTKTKGKKKKGKDEERPMSPSEESATEEKVEKKKKKKKDKKQEEKDEEETEEKAVTKKKKKKKKEGEEEEEEEDDDEEEEGEMSPDEETIVKKAAKKKEKKKKKEPVDEAELQRRREEMMKVEDEGEVLSVTVHRTDKLKNDFHILHPLVRVHIVDETTGNYLHKQHMDRAVTAFFETENEHVDKILPIMTQPFDFKERKSVLPVWEELLLFNENFNYFIQSDVKVIVFFEVLDFVSMNTARRQFSNQKREGGWYRIAWAFLKVRGNNDKLNTGSKVRLQLFVPPSGFSAKPNQLEVYQWWSSMKREPYPSTLYVTIKGIRPPRDVEPALMRSMFATQEEVGSRTYTDLKKSTQWGEKKKGEHKTLSSWSRLPGQTCRIPNVLQVTLPAGKKGCFVLRFSHDGRSLACACNDRDQYPIYIYEVPSFELRGKLKGHFGLVYDLCWSKRDTHLLSASSDGTARVWNLDNFDSSEKLLPHPGFVYTAKFHPRLDSVIATGGYDQVIRVWDVSGSEPHGVLKQEIEDHRGHVNTLVFEEDGGKMYSGDSAGNVIIFNVFVGEQEPRLGWERDWTLFKKILDPELKDVPINCLTLHHNGRRLLVHSRDNIIRMFDLRVQRVMQKYIGALNFREEIHSTLTPCGSFVFSGSEDNFAYTWNTETGDQVAMFSELNYQFPVTDVAYHPRDHMMALCALGDNQPILIYNYDPKVAQIDAGLSPRHIQVPEYKEPEEIPSTTTFPGSPRKEETMKTAKTMGSRVLSKDEFQAHATARFEKVMRKLNSATAQMASSPSMELPGVPVSTPRVGHTGLMMDSMTPRAMMASPQAFSPHASRTLTGIMQQQQFTNQSLYLKSSDSDWRPGFSEVGRHGARSSSPTFIGRPPTISLSQQESGKAQFSFQASAGKSVSRKQVIAMYDYRAQRSDELTIFKGDVITVLYKDNDNWWMGELPDGQQGFFPSSYVAEEDADNMADNRPVDDSDDDEDDEVAQVKKKYTAYRTKTGELKFLSGAEESDDDVLEAKPNK; translated from the exons ATGGCTGACGAAG TCGAAACAAaagcaaagaaaaacaaaaaagccAGACCAAAATCTGGGAAGGCAAAGGATGATGAGATTCCACTtg cggATATGAAGCCCAGCAGTTCTAAATTTGACCACTTATTACAGCAGGCTGTTGGCCAAGCCACTGA TGGAgctaaaaagaagaaaaagaagaaggcTGAGGCAGAAGCTGTG CTGGAATCTCTAAGAAAAGGAGAAGGTCTCCAGAAAGAAGAAGATGCAGCAATTAAGGCCAACACATATGACCCAGATAACAGTcccaaaaatgagaaaagcaaCAAGCGCCGACAAAAGCTGCAGGAGCAAG CCAAGGACAATTCAGCTTTTGTGAATGATGATGATAAAAAAGACAACaccaagaaaaagaaaaagaagaaaccaACAGAAAAGAGTGAAAT TGAGACAATACTGGGAGAAACCATAGATGAACGAGCCACCACAcctaagaagaagaagaagccTCCAGATGTTGATGGAACCACAGACACACCAACAAAAACTGTGAGGAAAAAGAAGAAAGATGTCATGTCGGAAGATGAGAGGCCGATGTCCCCCACAGAGAGTGAAACAGgcaagaagaagaaaaagaaacctagtGATAAGAGTGAGGAGGAGCAGCCATTATCAGAGCCGACCTCACCCACTAGTTCTATgacagagaaaaagaaaaagaagaaaaaggtATTGGAAGAGAGTGAGGGGGAGCGACCCATGTCACCAGCAGAGTCTGTTACTACAACTCCCAGAAAGgggaagaaaaagaagaagaaaggaGAAGAGACTGAAGATGAAGACACTAGACCTCTATCTCCCTCAGAGGATTCTATGCCAGCCACACCAACCAAAACTAAAgggaagaaaaagaagaagaaaggaGAAGAGACTGAGGATGAAGACACCAGACCTTTATCTCCTTCAGAGGATTCTACGCCAGCCACACCAACCAAAACTAAAGGAAAGAAAAAGAAGGGAAAGGATGAAGAGAGGCCTATGTCACCATCTGAAGAATCCGCCACAGAGGAGAAGGtagagaagaaaaagaagaaaaagaaagataagAAGCAGGAGGAGAAGGATGAAGAAGAGACTGAAGAAAAGGCTGttacaaagaaaaagaagaagaaaaagaaggaaGGTGAAGAAGAAGAGGAGGAggaagatgatgatgaagaaGAAGAG GGGGAGATGTCACCTGATGAGGAAACTATAGTGAAAAAGGCAGCTaagaaaaaagagaagaaaaagaaaaaagagccAG TGGATGAAGCAGAGTTACAGAGGAGACGGGAAGAGATGATGAAGGTGGAAGATGAGGGAGAAGTTCTCTCTGTGACGGTCCATCGGACAGACAAACTCAAAAATGACTTCCACATCCTCCATCCACTAGTCAGAGTCCACATAGTGGATGAAACAACCGGCAACTACCTCCACAAACAGCACAT GGACCGTGCGGTAACAGCTTTCTTTGAAACCGAGAATGAACATGTTGACAAAATCCTTCCCATCATGACTCAGCCATTCGATTTCAAGGAGAGGAA ATCTGTCCTACCAGTTTGGGAAGAGCTGCTTTTGTTCAACGAAAATTTTAACTACTTCATACAGAGTGATGTTAAAGTCATTGTTTTCTTTGAG GTGCTTGATTTTGTGAGCATGAACACAGCAAGGAGACAGTTCAGCAATCAGAAGAGAGAGGGGGGCTGGTACAGAATAGCCTGGGCGTTCCTAAAG gTGCGAGGAAATAATGACAAATTAAACACTGGCTCCAAAGTGAGGCTGCAGCTCTTTGTTCCTCCCAGCGGCTTCAGCGCCAAACCAAACCAGCTGGAG GTTTACCAGTGGTGGAGTAGTATGAAGAGGGAGCCCTACCCCTCCACTCTGTACGTGACCATCAAAGGAATCCGACCCCCCAGGGATGTAGAACCGGCCCTCATGAGGTCCATGTTTGCTACCCAGGAG GAGGTTGGCTCTCGAACTTACACTGACTTGAAGAAAAGTACACAGTGGggagaaaagaaaaa GGGGGAGCACAAAACTTTGTCTTCCTGGTCACGGTTGCCTGGTCAGACTTGCCGCATTCCAAACGTCCTTCAGGTCACCCTTCCTGCTGGGAAAAAGGGCTGCTTTGTCCTCCGATTCTCTCATGACGGTCGCAGCTTGGCATGTGCTTGCAATGATCGCGACCAGTATCCTATATATATCTACGAG GTGCCATCATTTGAGCTGAGAGGAAAGTTGAAAGGTCACTTTGGATTGGTGTATGATTTATGTTGGTCAAAAAGAGATACCCATCTCTTGTCTGCATCGTCTGATGGAACGgctag GGTCTGGAACTTGGACAACTTTGACAGCTCAGAAAAACTTCTACCTCACCCTGGATTTGTGTACACGGCCAAATTTCACCCCCGCCTGGACTCGGTGATTGCGACTGGGGGTTATGATCAGGTGATCCGAGTGTGGGACGTCAGCGGATCAGAGCCGCACGGAGTC CTGAAGCAGGAGATTGAGGACCATCGAGGACATGTGAACACCCTGGTGTTTGAGGAGGACGGAGGAAAGATGTATTCAGGAGACAGTGCAGGAAATGTCATCATCTTCAATGTGTTTGTAGGGGAACAAGAACCAAGGCTAG GCTGGGAGAGAGACTGGACATTGTTCAAGAAAATCCTTGACCCCGAGCTGAAGGATGTCCCCATAAACTGTCTGACCCTCCATCACAATGGGCGACGACTACTGGTGCACAGCCGGGACAACATCATCCGAATGTTTGACCTCAGGGT ACAAAGGGTGATGCAGAAGTACATCGGGGCGCTGAACTTCCGAGAGGAGATCCACAGCACCCTCACCCCGTGTGGCTCCTTCGTGTTTTCTGGCAGTGAGGACAACTTCGCCTACACCTGGAACACCGAGACAG GAGACCAAGTCGCCATGTTTTCGGAGCTGAATTACCAGTTCCCTGTGACGGACGTGGCGTATCACCCTAGAGACCACATGATGGCGCTGTGTGCCCTTGGCGACAACCAACCAATCCTCATCTACAACTACGACCCAAAGG TGGCCCAGATAGATGCAGGCTTGTCTCCCAGACATATTCAAGTACCCGAGTACAAAGAGCCAGAGGAAATTCCATCCACAACTACATTCCCAGG ATCCCCAAGAAAAGAGGAGACGATGAAAACCGCCAAAACCATGGGATCTCGAGTCCTCTCCAAGGACGAGTTCCAGGCTCATGCCACTGCTCGCTTTGAAAAAGTGATGAGGAAACTCAATAGTGCTACT GCTCAGATGGCATCTTCCCCATCCATGGAACTCCCTGGAGTTCCAGTGTCCACCCCCCGCGTAGGACACACTGGGCTGATGATGGACTCCATGACTCCAAGAGCCATG ATGGCCTCCCCACAAGCCTTCTCCCCCCACGCCTCTCGTACCCTGACGGGTATCATGCAGCAGCAGCAGTTCACCAACCAGTCCCTGTATCTCAAGTCCAGCGACTCCGATTGGAGGCCAGGATTCTCTGAGG TTGGTCGTCATGGTGCTCGAAGCTCTAGTCCTACATTCATTGGTCGACCACCCACAATTTCTCTCTCACAG CAAGAAAGTGGTAAAGCTCAGTTTTCCTTCCAAGCATCTGCTGGGAAATCGGTCAGTCGGAAACag GTGATAGCCATGTACGATTACCGAGCTCAGAGGTCGGACGAGTTGACGATATTCAAGGGTGACGTTATCACGGTGCTGTACAAAGACAACGACAACTGGTGGATGGGAGAACTGCCGGACGGACAGCAGGGATTCTTCCCCTCCAGTTACGTGGCCGAGGAAG ATGCAGACAACATGGCTGACAATCGACCTGTTGACGACAGCGATGATGATGAGGATGATGAAGTAGCTCAGGTCAAGAAAAAG TACACAGCCTACAGGACGAAGACAGGGGAGCTGAAGTTTTTATCAGGGGCCGAGGAGTCTGACGATGATGTGTTGGAGGCCAAGCCAAA CAAGTGA
- the LOC128165113 gene encoding uncharacterized protein LOC128165113, with protein MESSLVCSFSSFLPDKSKCTTSPYFPNENSLVYVKNCRRNIKNHLKSCNIGDIASEGHLICYRAGVFSLFGDYTICPFHRYSLGIRWKKKSSCSHPSHSTTAKAEVGRSITLSMSRHLHTVYGYIVPIGSGLCSRCRKNVTQEMKWCECCKDASSAQICKNTSDDTPEATLQQSRNLQTRTENYAEQCHSETENSAEQCHSETLSQVFALILDSLKIVSS; from the exons ATGGAAAGTAGTCTTGTATGcagtttttcttcatttttaccTGATAAAAGCAAGTGTACCACATCACCTTATTTCCCAAATGAAAACAGTTTAGTGTACGTGAAAAACTGTAGGAGAAACATTAAAAACCACCTCAAATCATGTAACATAGGAGATATAGCTTCTGAGGGACATTTGATATGTTACCGTGCTGGTGTTTTTTCGCTATTTGGGGACTATACCATCTGTCCATTTCATCGATACTCCCTTGGGATACGATGGAAGAAGAAGTCATCCTGCTCACACCCGAGTCACAGTACAACGGCAAAGGCAGAGGTTGGGAGGAGCATAACTTTGTCTATGTCTCGGCACCTTCATACAGTATATGGATATATTGTCCCTATTGGCTcag gcTTGTGCAGTAGATGTAGAAAAAATGTAACCCAGGAAATGAAATGGTGCGag TGCTGTAAAGATGCATCTTCTGctcaaatttgcaaaaataccTCGGATGACACCCCTGAAGCAACCTTACAG CAGTCCAGGAACCTCCAAACAAGGACAGAGAATTATGCTGAACAGTGCCATTCAGAGACAGAGAATTCCGCTGAACAGTGCCATTCAGAGACTTTGTCACAGGTATTTGCTTTGATACTTGATTCCCTAAAAATTGTATCCTCCTAG
- the LOC128165111 gene encoding uncharacterized protein LOC128165111, whose amino-acid sequence MYKSYCSETGFVPLSDSTLYKILSTCSASKRTNLTGLDNIATDGAAAVDDLIKMCDQLKGLGSETNTVANLTTALKSLKMYLKSEYKFSVGLSSGCQDHCLKFALSHPTNVLLQEECDHSHEEICGKCNILNEINSALFNEIQNIRTSDVAEELALTAEKALEKISDWKAHILRTQNQEEGRYRALEELQPHQLLIIMDWAMKFLPALYREKQSDFFGQKGMSWHVSVAIFRAEDGSLKHKTFNHIFGAVRQDWFAVASAIEHILKSIRVQMPGIEEVFLRSDNAGCYHCGCLWLSMHGISERTGISIVRYDFSEPQAGKSYCDAKIAHMRSKLRMFVSSGENVTTPFDMKKAIMDGSGVAGCQCAVVEVDRKNQTMTSHCIKGITNINNLAFEGDDIIAWHSFSIGIGIKIKREDVLKSEQLDTGLIILSNFEEPSKNYGVISHIKNCSVTPTSIFHCSELGCNQQFSSYQILQEHILLDRHVQEKTSTYDALRHHWSELCNSNLFISKQLVQIGRDHHTLVKNSSVEKLQQGWALKKTRKFARFSSKVKDFLHRVFQEGEESGRKAIPVEVSQRMKSLRNSTGEKFFNPDEWLQPSQINSFFSRLSLNAKAKDIKDEPEEDDHLREILQSIYEEEERDSIRDAMTLELDSPI is encoded by the exons ATGTACAAGTCATACTGCTCTGAAACAGGTTTTGTTCCTTTGTCAGATTCTACTCTCTACAAAATTCTGTCTACATGCTCTGCAAGTAAGAGAACCAACCTAACAGGTCTAGACAACATTGCCACTGATGGTGCTGCAGCTGTAGATGACCTAATAAAAATGTGTGACCAATTAAAAGGATTAGGATCTGAAACAAATACAGTTGCCAATCTCACCACTGCCTTAAAATCCCTAAAGATGTACCTCAAGTCAGAATATAAATTTAGCGTGGGACTATCTAGTGGATGCCAAGATCATTGTTTGAAGTTTGCTTTGAGTCACCCAACCAATGTGCTGTTGCAGGAAGAATGTGATCATTCCCATGAAGAAATTTGTGGAAAATGCAACATCCTCAATGAAATAAACAGTGCCTTGTTTAATGAAATCCAAAATATCAGaa CATCTGACGTAGCAGAAGAGTTAGCATTAACAGCAGAGAAAGCTCTTGAGAAAATATCAGATTGGAAAGCCCACATACTAAGGACTCAGAACCAAGAAGAGGGTAGATATAGAGCATTAGAAGAGCTGCAGCCACACCAACTTCTGATTATTATGGACTGGGCAATGAAGTTCCTTCCTGCACTTTATAGAGAAAAGCAGTCAGATTTTTTTGGACAAAAAGGCATGAGCTGGCATGTTtctgttgctatatttagagcAGAAGATGGATCTTTGAAG CACAAGACATTCAATCACATTTTTGGAGCAGTGAGGCAAGATTGGTTTGCTGTTGCATCAGCCATCGAGCACATCCTAAAGAGTATAAGAGTACAAATGCCTGGAATTGAAGAAGTTTTTTTACGAAGTGACAATGCAGGTTGCTATCACTGTGGGTGCCTGTGGCTGAGCATGCATGGAATTAGTGAAAGAACAG gtATCAGCATTGTACGCTATGACTTCAGTGAACCTCAGGCAGGAAAAAGTTATTGCGATGCCAAAATTGCCCATATGCGATCCAAATTAAGGATGTTTGTTTCATCTGGAGAAAATGTAACAACACCATTTGACATGAAGAAGGCAATAATGGATGGAAGTGGTGTAGCAGGATGTCAATGTGCAGTTGTGGAAGTTGACAGGAAAAACCAGACAATGACTAGTCATTGCATCAAGGGAATCACCAACATTAATAATCTTGCCTTTGAAGGAGATGATATCATTGCCTGGCACAGTTTTAGTATTGGTATTGGTATCAAGATAAAAAGAGAAGATGTCTTGAAAAGTGAGCAGCTTGACACAGGACTCATCATACTGTCTAACTTTGAAGAACCATCAAAAAACTATGGTGTGATCTCTCACATAAAAAACTGTTCAGTTACACCAACCAGTATTTTCCACTGTTCTGAATTAGGCTGTAATCAGCAGTTTTCCTCATACCAAATACTTCAAGAGCATATTCTTCTGGATAGACATGTTCAAGAGAAAACATCAACTTATGATGCTCTACGACATCATTGGTCCGAGTTGTGTAATTCCAATTTGTTCATTTCTAAACAGCTGGTGCAAATAGGCAGAGATCACCATACCCTTGTGAAGAATTCATCAGTAGAGAAGCTTCAACAAGGATGGGCACTGAAAAAAACAAGGAAATTTGCACGCTTCTCTTCCAAAgtgaaagattttctccatagaGTTTTTCAAGAGGGCGAAGAATCAGGTAGGAAAGCAATTCCTGTTGAAGTATCTCAACGTATGAAATCTTTGCGAAACAGCACTGGAGAGAAGTTTTTCAATCCCGATGAATGGCTGCAGCCTTCTCAGATTAACTCCTTTTTTTCAAGACTTTCTCTGAATGCAAAAGCCAAGGATATCAAGGATGAACCAGAAGAAGATGACCATCTGCGAGAAATACTGCAGTCAATATATGAGGAAGAAGAAAGAGACAGCATTAGAGATGCCATGACCTTAGAACTTGACAGTCCAATATGA